A single genomic interval of Saccharothrix saharensis harbors:
- a CDS encoding serine hydrolase yields the protein MIPITRRMVAVALLAATFATPLVAPAANAAPPVAAGAVDHANPITVPGHFDWTLLHRIRRANAYAESRPGFAGIVVRDRKTGAVWRNTHSDVLIWACSTPKLAMVVDLLLRDDAGTVTLTAEDRDLMHRMLNSSDDAAAHTLWTRYGGEQEFAARFPSYGMTDMRFTDEHPHHWGWILTTADDLDRLVNYVLTRLPARHRDYIVNEMRAVDANQQWGVWGAGAAARPGNKNGWSDDNDDGSWLMNSVGFVGPDERYTLAVMNNTQVVDNGYDVGMETTTEISRIMFDGYFR from the coding sequence CTGCTCGCGGCCACCTTCGCCACGCCGCTGGTCGCCCCGGCGGCCAACGCCGCGCCCCCGGTCGCCGCCGGCGCCGTCGACCACGCCAACCCGATCACCGTCCCGGGCCACTTCGACTGGACGCTGCTCCACCGGATCCGCCGGGCGAACGCCTACGCCGAGAGCCGCCCCGGGTTCGCCGGGATCGTGGTGCGCGACCGCAAGACCGGCGCGGTCTGGCGCAACACCCACTCGGACGTGCTCATCTGGGCCTGCTCCACGCCCAAGCTCGCCATGGTCGTGGACCTCCTGCTGCGCGACGACGCGGGCACCGTCACGTTGACCGCGGAAGACCGCGACCTCATGCACCGCATGCTGAACTCCAGCGACGACGCCGCGGCGCACACGCTGTGGACCCGCTACGGCGGCGAGCAGGAGTTCGCCGCCCGCTTCCCGTCCTACGGCATGACCGACATGCGGTTCACCGACGAGCACCCGCACCACTGGGGCTGGATCCTCACCACGGCCGACGACCTGGACCGGCTGGTCAACTACGTGCTGACCAGGCTGCCGGCCCGGCACCGCGACTACATCGTCAACGAGATGCGCGCGGTCGACGCCAACCAGCAGTGGGGCGTGTGGGGCGCGGGCGCCGCGGCCCGACCGGGCAACAAGAACGGCTGGTCCGACGACAACGACGACGGTTCGTGGCTGATGAACTCGGTGGGCTTCGTCGGCCCCGACGAGCGCTACACGCTCGCCGTCATGAACAACACCCAGGTCGTCGACAACGGTTACGACGTCGGTATGGAAACGACCACCGAAATCAGCCGGATCATGTTCGACGGCTATTTCCGCTGA